In one window of Paucidesulfovibrio gracilis DSM 16080 DNA:
- a CDS encoding type 2 periplasmic-binding domain-containing protein: protein MSKRVNSVAVVVCCLALLGSVVFSVARDNSGYGGSGPAKVNESWRVASLNWEPYSGAEMATQGNAVQRLRCLLKAVDVQLLVEFYPWARAQEFAKEPEFVGYFPAWPEEVQPGFLASEPLAWSDVSVMTYAGSNVEWTDLETLFKEQYVGLIRTYAYPEPVARLAKQYAENVTLLPSETSLLKKLSRGHISAAITDSAVMQYLAERMALGNIKFLKELKRKPLVMAFRDTPENRKRLALLNMLITDNASVSP from the coding sequence ATGTCCAAAAGAGTGAACAGTGTTGCTGTGGTGGTCTGCTGCCTCGCGTTATTGGGGAGTGTGGTTTTTTCGGTTGCCCGGGATAATTCCGGCTACGGCGGATCGGGTCCGGCGAAGGTGAATGAATCCTGGCGCGTGGCGTCGCTGAACTGGGAGCCGTATTCCGGCGCGGAAATGGCCACCCAAGGGAATGCGGTGCAGCGGTTGCGCTGCCTGCTCAAGGCGGTCGATGTTCAGTTGCTGGTTGAATTTTATCCTTGGGCCAGGGCACAGGAGTTTGCCAAAGAGCCTGAATTTGTGGGGTATTTTCCGGCATGGCCCGAAGAGGTTCAGCCCGGCTTTCTGGCCTCTGAGCCGCTGGCATGGTCGGATGTTTCCGTCATGACGTATGCCGGGTCAAACGTGGAGTGGACCGACCTGGAAACGTTGTTCAAAGAGCAATACGTCGGGTTGATTCGCACCTATGCGTATCCCGAGCCTGTGGCGCGGCTGGCAAAGCAGTATGCCGAGAACGTAACCCTGCTGCCCAGCGAGACTTCCCTGCTGAAAAAACTCTCACGCGGGCATATTTCCGCAGCCATTACGGACAGCGCGGTAATGCAATATCTGGCCGAACGCATGGCTCTGGGGAATATTAAGTTTTTGAAGGAACTGAAGCGCAAGCCCCTGGTCATGGCCTTTCGGGACACGCCGGAAAATCGTAAACGATTGGCGTTGCTCAATATGCTGATTACCGACAACGCATCTGTTTCGCCCTGA